The segment TCGATAGCGCGGGACATGGTCCCGCTGACGATCGGACGCAGTCCGATAGTCCGGGCGAGGAGGTGCTCTTTCCGGACCCGGGGTTCGTCTCCTACGACGCGCTGACCCGGATCGCCGGCGGGACGCCGAACCCCCTCCCGCTTCGCGAGGACCTCACGCTCGATCCCGCGACCGTCGAGGAGGCGATCACCGACGAGACCGCGGCGTTCGTCGTCAACAGCCCCGCCAACCCCACTGGGGCTGTCCAGAGCGAGGAGGACGTACGCGAGTTCGCGCGCATCGCGGACGAACACGACGTCCTCTGCGTCTCCGACGAGGTGTACGAGCACGTCGTCTTCGAGGGCGAGCACCGCTCGCCGCTCGAGTTCGCCGAGAGCGACAACGTGGTCGTCGTGAGCGCCTGCTCGAAGACCTACTCGATGACCGGCTGGCGGCTGGGTTGGGTCGCGGGCAGCACGCGTCGGATCGAGCGGATGCTCAGGGTCCACCAGTACGCCCAGGCGTGCGCGAGCGCCCCCGCCCAGTACGCCGCCGAGGCCGCGCTCTCGGGCCCCCAGGACGACGTCGAGCGGATGGTCGAGGCGTTCGAGGAGCGCCGGGACCTCGTGCTCGACGGCCTCGCCGACATAGGCCTCGAGACACCCACGCCACGGGGCGCGTTCTACGCGATGCCGAAGGTGCCCGACGGCTGGGTCGAGGAGGTGATCGACCGCGGCGTCGTCGTCGTCCCGGGCGAGGCGTTCGGCGAGGGCGGCGCGGGCTACGCGCGCATCTCGTACGCGACCGGACTCGAGGAGCTCGAGGAGGCGCTCGAGATCATGCGCGAGGCGACGCGGGCGGTCCGTTGATCGTCCGCTGCGCCATCGACCTCGGAGGGACCGCCACCGGCGAACACGGCATCGGCCAGGGGAAGCGCGAGCACCTGGTCTACGAGCACGGCGAGCAAAGCGTCGAGGCGATGTGCGCGATCAAGCGTGCCCTCGACCCCGGCACGCCGAACACCGGAAAGCCGTTCCCCGAGACGATCGACGACGGGTGAGCTCGACGCGTCGGCCGTCGGAGAGGAATTCCTCGTTCGGGCGTCGACGAGACGGCGTTCGCGGGTCGGCTACCGGGCGAGAAGCGATCGCAGGCTCCGATCGGAGCGCCGCTCCGCGACGAGGACGTGGATGTCGCGCTCGGGCTCGTCGGGACGCTCGTCGACGACGTCGTAGCCCAGCGAGTCGAGCACCTCCCGCGTCTCGGCCGACGGCGTACCGAAGCAGCCGTGGGTCTCGACGACGATCGTTCGCGGTCGGATCGAGAGCTCGCGGAGTACGTCGGCCTCGGCACCCTCGCAGTCGAGCTCGAGCACGTCGCAGTCGGGCAGCTCCGTGGGCTCAACGCGGTCGGCGCCGCCGCCGTCGCCGTCGAGCTTGACGCCGGGGCCGACCAGCGCCCGCCGGGCGTCGATCCGATCGTCGACCCGGTTGAGCGCGGCGGTCTCCTCGATGAACGGGAACCGTTCCTGGGTCGGCTCGAACGTGACGACCCGGCCGTCCGGGCCGGCGTGGCGGGCGGCCACGACGCTCGAGACGCCGTAGCCGCCGCCGATCACGACCACGTCGTCGTCGGGCTCGACCGTTTCGCGGACGGCGTCGATGAGCGCCGCCTCGTACTCGGGGAACTCGTCGGTACGATCGAGGAGGCGAACCCGTCGGGCGGGGACGCCGTTGAAGACGCCGATCTTGTAGGGCAGGTGCGGGCGCACCAACCGGTTGTACGCCTGCCGGAGGGCGGTCCCGCCCCGATCCAGCGCCGTCGGCTCGGATTCGCTCGCCATGCAGGCGCGTTCGTACCACGACCGAGCGTATAAACCCAGTGACACCGCACCGACGGCGTTCTCCCGCCATCTCCGACTACCCGTCGGAACGATCCCGCGCGTACGTTTCCACCCGTTCGGCGGCGCGGCCGTCCTCGTGATCGAAGGCCAGCCGCCGGACCCGCTCGCGCTCCTCGGCGTACACCTCGGGCGACGAGCGGACCTCCTCGAGCGCGCGGAGCAGTTCGTCGAACGTTCCGGCGACGGGACCGGGCGTGACCTCGTCGTAGTCGAGGTGAAAGCCCGAATCGTCGGCATAGGACTCGCGGTCGTAGGCGTAGAACGCGACCGGTCGATCCAGTAGTAGAAAGTCGAAGTAGACCGACGAGTAGTCGGTCACGAGCGCGTCGACGTCCCGGAGCGCGGGGTAGACGTCGAACTCCGGCGGGAGGAACTGCAGACGGCCGAACCGCTCGGCGTCGACCGCGGGGTCGTTGAACGGGTGGAACTTCACGAGCATGGCCGCGTCGCGCTCGGCGAGAAAGGCGTCGAGCGCCTCGAAGTCGAGGTGGCTCGCGGGGTCGGCGTCGCCCTCGCGGTACGTCGGGAGGTAGGCGAACAGGTGGTCGACGTCATCGGCGAGGGCGGCGACGGCGTCGTGTGCGTCGTCGTCCTGGCAGACGCGTTCACCGGGCACCTCGCGGACGAGCGCGTCGTTTCGTGGATAGCCCGTCACGGGGAGGTCGGCGTCGGTGCGGAACGCCGACCGGAAGTACTCGCCGAACCCGGCCGCCGTGAGGGTGATGGCGTCGAACTGCCGATAGGTGTAGAGCCGCGAGAGCCGATCGAACGCCGAGAGCTCCGCGAAGCGGGGCGCGTCGGCGGCGATGCGTTTCAGCGTGACGCCGTGCCAGAGCTGGATCAGGCGTGTCCCGCCGGTAGGCCACAGCGGCAGGTCGGTCATGCTGCCGGTGACGAAGACGGTCCCCGCGCGAAGCAGCAGCCACCGGCCGCGAAGCGAGTCCGCGCGGTAGGCCTCGAACCCCTCGGCGCGCAGGTCGCGCACCGTCCTCTCGCGTTTCGAGATCCAGACCGGCCGCGTCCCGCCCTCGTTCGCGACATGGAGGAAGAGGTACTTCGCGTTCCCCTCGAAGCGCTCGCCGCCGCGGGCGCCGAACGTCCACACCGACTCCTCGCGGGGGACGAGATGGGCGAGGCGGTGGGCGAGCAACGAGAGCCCGGACCGAAGCGCCCGTCGAACGTCCACTCAGTCCTCCCCGCGGAGTCGGCGGGCCGCGCGCAGGTCGTCGCGGTCGTCGATCTCGATCCAGTCGTCGTGCACCTCGACGATTCCGAGCGGATGGTCGGGGACGAGGCGGTCGAACGCCGCCTCGTACCACTCGTTGGTCCGACCCGCCTCGACGAGGTCGTCGAGGTGACCGACCAGCGCCTCCGACCCCTCGGGGTCGAACTTACAGACGCCGATGTACTCGCCGTCCGCCCGTTCGAGCTCCTTGCCGACGCCGACGACGCGGCCGTCCTCGACGCGGACCTTCATCTCCTCTTCGTCGAGCTCCTTCGCGGCGTCGACGACCAGCGCGGAGCCGTCGTGCTCGCGGAGTCGATCGAGACACTCCGGCGGGAACAGCGTATCGGAGTTGACGAGCGTGAAACCCTCTTGGAGGCGTTCGCGCGCCAGCCACAGCGAGTAGCTGTTGTTCGTCTCGCGGAAGGCCTCGCTGTGGACGTACTCGAACGCCAGTTCGTCGTACTTCCCACAGAAGCGACGGATCTGGTCGGCCTCGAAGCCCGTGACGACCGTCACGCGCTCGTAGTCCGCGGCGACGAGCGCGTCGAGGATGTGGCCGAGGATCGGCCGGTCGCCGACCTCCAGGAGCGTCTTCGGCGTTTCGTCGGTAAGCGGCTGGAGGCGTCGGCCGATTCCGGCGGCGAGGATCACCGCATGCACGTCGCACTGACTACGTACACCACTCATTACCCCGTGTGATCCGCGAGCAGGACGAAAAGCGTGGCGAACTCCCGACCGGACGCGCCCGCAGTCGCGACGACGGGACCCCCTCCGAACGGGCCCCCGCGGCGCGGACCGGGACTACCGTCGTACGTTCGTCCGGGCAAATGTATTTACAGCGTATCGTGCATACGGGTGCATGGAGTACGACGATACCCAACTGGCG is part of the Halalkalicoccus sp. CG83 genome and harbors:
- a CDS encoding pyridoxal phosphate-dependent aminotransferase → MTEFSARVEEVSISGIREVFEAAGDDAINLGLGQPDFPTPERARRAAIEAIESGAVDGYTSNKGTRELREAIAAKYDRDYSIPMDPGDLIATSGGSEALHLALEAHVDSAGHGPADDRTQSDSPGEEVLFPDPGFVSYDALTRIAGGTPNPLPLREDLTLDPATVEEAITDETAAFVVNSPANPTGAVQSEEDVREFARIADEHDVLCVSDEVYEHVVFEGEHRSPLEFAESDNVVVVSACSKTYSMTGWRLGWVAGSTRRIERMLRVHQYAQACASAPAQYAAEAALSGPQDDVERMVEAFEERRDLVLDGLADIGLETPTPRGAFYAMPKVPDGWVEEVIDRGVVVVPGEAFGEGGAGYARISYATGLEELEEALEIMREATRAVR
- a CDS encoding class I SAM-dependent methyltransferase, translating into MASESEPTALDRGGTALRQAYNRLVRPHLPYKIGVFNGVPARRVRLLDRTDEFPEYEAALIDAVRETVEPDDDVVVIGGGYGVSSVVAARHAGPDGRVVTFEPTQERFPFIEETAALNRVDDRIDARRALVGPGVKLDGDGGGADRVEPTELPDCDVLELDCEGAEADVLRELSIRPRTIVVETHGCFGTPSAETREVLDSLGYDVVDERPDEPERDIHVLVAERRSDRSLRSLLAR
- a CDS encoding CDP-glycerol glycerophosphotransferase family protein, which translates into the protein MDVRRALRSGLSLLAHRLAHLVPREESVWTFGARGGERFEGNAKYLFLHVANEGGTRPVWISKRERTVRDLRAEGFEAYRADSLRGRWLLLRAGTVFVTGSMTDLPLWPTGGTRLIQLWHGVTLKRIAADAPRFAELSAFDRLSRLYTYRQFDAITLTAAGFGEYFRSAFRTDADLPVTGYPRNDALVREVPGERVCQDDDAHDAVAALADDVDHLFAYLPTYREGDADPASHLDFEALDAFLAERDAAMLVKFHPFNDPAVDAERFGRLQFLPPEFDVYPALRDVDALVTDYSSVYFDFLLLDRPVAFYAYDRESYADDSGFHLDYDEVTPGPVAGTFDELLRALEEVRSSPEVYAEERERVRRLAFDHEDGRAAERVETYARDRSDG
- a CDS encoding phosphocholine cytidylyltransferase family protein; this encodes MSGVRSQCDVHAVILAAGIGRRLQPLTDETPKTLLEVGDRPILGHILDALVAADYERVTVVTGFEADQIRRFCGKYDELAFEYVHSEAFRETNNSYSLWLARERLQEGFTLVNSDTLFPPECLDRLREHDGSALVVDAAKELDEEEMKVRVEDGRVVGVGKELERADGEYIGVCKFDPEGSEALVGHLDDLVEAGRTNEWYEAAFDRLVPDHPLGIVEVHDDWIEIDDRDDLRAARRLRGED